The sequence below is a genomic window from Variovorax paradoxus.
GCCGTCCAGACCGCAAGCTTTCCGGAAGCGCGCTCCGGCCTCTTCCAGCGAAACGGTGGAGAGGCGGCGAAGGCCGAGCCACGCGGCGGGATTGTTGCGAAGGATGTACTTGCGGTTCTCGGGATGGAGTGTTGCGCGCCATTCAGTGATCGCGACCGTCATGACCAGCCTGCCTGCAATCAGGAGGAACAGTGTGTCGATCTCTTCGTGGCGTAGTGGGATCTCGCGGTGAAAGGCTGCGACATAGTCACAGACGTCGTCCAGTGGATGTCCATGTGCAGAGATGAGGTACGAGCTCGCGATCGCGATGTCGTTCAGCATCGGCGCCGCTACAAGATCACCGAAATCGAGAACGCCGCATATGCCGGCCGTGTTGTCGTCGACAAGCAAGTTGTAGGGGTTGAGGTCATTGTGGATCAGCTGTTGCCTCAGACTTGAGACGCGCGGTTGTGCATGGTGTTCAAAGTCGCGCAGGAAGCATTCTGCGAGCCTTCGATCACTGACGCTGCGCAGATGCGCAAGCAAAGGGCGCACTCGCTGGATGTGGGTCAGATCCCAGAGGAGGTCCGGTGTGGTCTCTGCGTCGGTCAGGATCGCAAGCGCCGCGATGAGCTGGGCATGGGTCGTGCCAAGCGAACGACGCGTTGTCACCGAAGCCGTTGCCTGATGCATCGGTGTGCCGTGAAGGTAGGTCAGTAGGCGCACCCGCACAGGTTCGTCGCGGCCGAGATCTATTTTGGCGAAGTCCTCTCCTGCGAGAGTAGGTACCACCCGTTGCACGGGAAGACTTGGGGCCACGCGGGCGAGATGGCGCAGTACCTGGGCCTGGGTCTGCGTTACGCGCGCCGGCTCGGAAGGGTGTGATACCTTGCAGACGAACGTGGCGCCGTGCCGGTCGGCGATCCGATAGTTCTGGTCGCGCTCGCCGCTGAGCATCTCGAGCGCTACGCATTCGATGCCGTACTGCTTACGTAGCGTGACGACGATCGTATCCAAGGGCACTTTGTCGACTATATGAGTGAAGACCTCGGTGGCATGCGTATCAGGTCCGGGTTTTCCCGGAAGAGCTCCCCCCTGGCGGGTCTCGGTGCTCATGCGCCGCCTTCCGGGCCGACTTCCTCATCGGGTCCTGTCAGGCCGTAGATCTCACATGCGCGTTGCGGCGTGATCCAGCGCTCTTGTATATCCTTGCGAACCGCTGCGCGGTCACGCAGCCGTGGATTGCCATAGCCGCCGCCACCCGCGCAGGCAGAGACGACAAGCTCGCCCGGTGAAAGGGTGATCGAGCCAGCGTTCGGGATATCTTCGCGTGTCCCATCGCGCCGCAGCTTGTGTTGCCATGTACGCCCGCCCGCGAGCCCACCGGCAGCTCCTGCCGGATCATTGACTGCTCCGTCGCATACATAGGCGACAGTCATCGATCCTGAAATTGGCCCGAACTCCACCAGCAAGCTCGAAGCGCCGCGCTGGCGCCCAGCCCCTTCGGTATCGGCGAGCAAGCGCCGCTGCTGTACCAAAATTGGCATTCTCAGTTCATCGAGCTCCACACTGTCTAGCAGGCACTGTCCGCCGTTGCCAGCGTGTAGCATCAATTGCCACGCATCAGCACGCGGTCCCGCACCGCCGCCGGTAAATCCAAGGAAGATCTGATTTACATACGACTCGCCTGTGTCAGCCCTCACTCCTGAGAGAACGCCCACCGACGGAGGTTGAAAGGGCCCGCACTCCGCTGCACCGATCGTCTCGCTGATGTCGGCCATGGCGCACTGCACAGGGCTGGTGACGCGGTCCGCGAGGTTGGTGGTGGCGACCGAGCAGGAGGTGGGATGCCGCGGAATGCCTACGACGCAGTTCTCCCGTAGCAGCACATCGATCCGCCGGAACGAGCCAGCATTCTTTGGCACCGAGGCGTCGATGCTGTTGAAGATCCCGATCATTGCAGCAGTACGCGCGCATGCTTCCGACAGGTTCAGGCCGCAAGGCAAGGAGTCGATGTTGTCGCGAAGGTCGATCCGAACTCGTGCGGCTACGCTGTCAATTTCTACTTCCACTCGGACCGAGATGCCTTCTGGCGGCGTGCCAGGTATTGGATCGTGCGTAGAGATGCGCACCGAGCGTCCTGCGGGCAGCGCGCGAAGCACTTCCACCATCCGCTCTTCGCTGTAGTCGAGCCAGTCTGCGGTGCGCGCGTCCAGCAGGTCCCAGCCGACTTCGCGACCTAGTGCAAGCAACTCACGTTCACCGATGCGTGTAGCGCCAAGCATCGCCAGAAAATCGCCACGCCATTGGTGCGGCACGCGGATGCGAAGTTCGCACATGCGCAAGACGTCATCCACCAACTTGTTATCGCGTTGCACGAGCACGCAAGGAAAGATCAGCGCACCTTCTTCGTAGACGTCGCGAGCCGTGCCCATATAGGTTGTCGGCTGCGAGTTGCCGCAGTCGGCTTGGTGCGCCTTGACAACCAGTGTGTAGCGGTGCTTGCCCTGCGCGTCGAAGATCGGCGTTAGCAGGCTGTGGTCGGCCGGGTGCGAGCACCCGTGATAGGGTGAGTTGTGCAAGAAGATGTCCCCTGGCCGCATGTCGGGATGGAAGTTCTTCATCGACGCCGCCATCAGATCCGGGCCTGATAGCACGTGGATTGGTAGGCTGTCCGCGGCAGCTATCAATTCGTCGTTTGCCGACACGATGCAACAGGAAAAGTCACGTGCTATGTTCAACACACCAGAGCGTCCTGTTCGCGCTAGCGTGTTGGCCATCTTGCGCGCGATGCCTTGCAGCCGGTTGTTGACAAGCGCGAGCTGTACGCCGTCGCGCGAAATCTTGGTGGGTGATGATGTGGACATGGTCAGCATTGGGTGATGATCAGGCTGCCGGTCATGGTGCGGCGAATGGCGTTGCCTGGTGGGACGACGACAGTGGTGAAGGCAGATTCGACGATGGCGGGTCCATCGAACGTACGCGTGCTTGGTAGTGATTCGAGGCGGTGGATCGGCACTTCCAGAAGCCCCACCTTTGGGAAGTAGGCTGTGCGCCGGGTCGCTGTGCTCGTATCGCTCGCCGGAGGCGAAGCCATGAATTTCAAGGTGTCATGCAACCGTACTGACGCAGTGGCGGTCCATCCGACAATCTCGATAGGCGAAGTGAGGTCGTGGATGCCGAACACTTCTTCGTGCGCTGAATGGAATGCGGCCTCGATGGCGCGCACGTCTTGCGCGCAGCCGAGCGTCTGCATGGGCAGCTGAACATCGATCTCCCATACTTGGTCGGGATAGCGCGCCTCGACCGACAGTTGCACGCTTCCGGCTTTACCGGCCAACTCGA
It includes:
- a CDS encoding hydantoinase B/oxoprolinase family protein; this encodes MSTSSPTKISRDGVQLALVNNRLQGIARKMANTLARTGRSGVLNIARDFSCCIVSANDELIAAADSLPIHVLSGPDLMAASMKNFHPDMRPGDIFLHNSPYHGCSHPADHSLLTPIFDAQGKHRYTLVVKAHQADCGNSQPTTYMGTARDVYEEGALIFPCVLVQRDNKLVDDVLRMCELRIRVPHQWRGDFLAMLGATRIGERELLALGREVGWDLLDARTADWLDYSEERMVEVLRALPAGRSVRISTHDPIPGTPPEGISVRVEVEIDSVAARVRIDLRDNIDSLPCGLNLSEACARTAAMIGIFNSIDASVPKNAGSFRRIDVLLRENCVVGIPRHPTSCSVATTNLADRVTSPVQCAMADISETIGAAECGPFQPPSVGVLSGVRADTGESYVNQIFLGFTGGGAGPRADAWQLMLHAGNGGQCLLDSVELDELRMPILVQQRRLLADTEGAGRQRGASSLLVEFGPISGSMTVAYVCDGAVNDPAGAAGGLAGGRTWQHKLRRDGTREDIPNAGSITLSPGELVVSACAGGGGYGNPRLRDRAAVRKDIQERWITPQRACEIYGLTGPDEEVGPEGGA
- a CDS encoding phosphotransferase; amino-acid sequence: MSTETRQGGALPGKPGPDTHATEVFTHIVDKVPLDTIVVTLRKQYGIECVALEMLSGERDQNYRIADRHGATFVCKVSHPSEPARVTQTQAQVLRHLARVAPSLPVQRVVPTLAGEDFAKIDLGRDEPVRVRLLTYLHGTPMHQATASVTTRRSLGTTHAQLIAALAILTDAETTPDLLWDLTHIQRVRPLLAHLRSVSDRRLAECFLRDFEHHAQPRVSSLRQQLIHNDLNPYNLLVDDNTAGICGVLDFGDLVAAPMLNDIAIASSYLISAHGHPLDDVCDYVAAFHREIPLRHEEIDTLFLLIAGRLVMTVAITEWRATLHPENRKYILRNNPAAWLGLRRLSTVSLEEAGARFRKACGLDGA